A region of the Osmia lignaria lignaria isolate PbOS001 chromosome 5, iyOsmLign1, whole genome shotgun sequence genome:
atacacttgttacttttattttttaaaaaaacttaaAATTTAGTACAGACAATTAgcactattttaaaaaatatgaaaattagaagaaatataaatataatataatttatatttagacatataatttttgaaattttgagtgataagttaattacaatttctttcaaggaaaattaatagtaatattaaaatattgtataaataaattgaatttattgttttcTGTACTACTCTTAGCTTATTAAACGTTTTCATCTATTTATGAATTAGTTCTAATAAGAAAGTATGATGATAAAGAATTATTAACTGTACAATTTTATCGAATTTTTAATAGTAAATCAGACAACAATACATGAATTAGATGCTtttgcattaattaattttaaaacagttTTCATTCGTCCTTCTGATCCTACATCATATGTTTGTGGAAATGGTACTCCATCAGGTCTACTATATAATTTCTGTACACATTGTTCCCACCTGACTGGTGAAACCATTTGttttaatacatatttttttagaaatctcAAGTTTCTATAGGGTTCAGCTTTATAATTAGAATATACTTGACATCTGGGTTCATTAATTTCTATTGCAGATAAAGTGTTAAACACCTGCTTCAAAGCTGGTTCCATCAGTGGTGTGTGAAAAGCTCCTGATACAggcaatttatttacattagtTAAACCATACTTTGCTTGGtgcttttcaatatattttaatgtTTCTGCATTTCCCCCAAGTATTTTTCTTTGTGTACATAAAAAGATAGCAGTTCTGAAATCAATAAATGAATAATCAACTAATCAAGAACTATCAATTCTTAAGACTGAAGAGAAAAATTTTACCTGCATATTGGATTCTCAATACCTACATCCCTTGCCCATTCTTCTGCAGCTTTACAGGCTTCTGAAAGTTCAGCACTTGGCAAACAAAATACAGACAACATTCCTTGAGGTACTCTATCAGAAGCTAATTGcattgcttttcctcttgcccATGCTAATCTTATTCCATCCTCAAATGTAAAAACAccagaaaaaattaaagaagttaTTTCTCCTACACTGTATCCTGCTGTACCAATACATTTCTCAAATGCTTCAGGTGTTTCTTTACGAATTTTTTCTAATGCTGCTAGAGATGAAATTACTGTAGCAGCCTGATTGTACTCAGTTCTGTTTAGCTTTTCTTGTGGACCATCCAAACAAAGTTTCAACAGATTGTAATCAAGAATTTCATTAGCTATTTGAAATAGTTCCTTAGCAAGAGGTATTTGTATATATCTTTTAATTGTACCAACTTTGATAGTACCTTGTCCAGGAAACAAAAATACAGTTCTTTCACTTGGGTcaactttctttttaatttcttcttgtTTCAATGGAATATCCTCAGGATATGGACTGGTAGACCaacttttatttttgacttcATTGAATGTTACAGATTCTTCAAGCAAACGTGATACTTCCTTTTCATTATATTCATTTTGAGAAGGATCTTTTGAAGATTCTTTTACATTTAGTGCATCATGCGTATTACCCTCATCTTTCTTTGTATCATTGGAGGCTTGATTGAATTGATTTAACCAACAACATCTTGGTAAACGAGGCAATACctttttaaatgatatttgtCTAAGCATTCTGATTAACTtacatgaaattaaaaagtattcGTTTAAGAAGGGAGACAAATCTTATGAAATCTACGCATGCGAACTATGTACAGgtatacaaatatattattttgataCGTACTATATtacagaaataataaatttaaataaataacatagtTTCAGATAtggaattttttatatttaccaATTGctctttataatttattaatgttttGCTATGTTAATATAAAGttattacatattttaatagGAAGGTAGCACCGCAGTTATTTAGGTTAGATATTTTTTCAGACGCGCGCAATAATTACCGGCGCGGGGTACGGTGGCGCATCAGTATCTCTTCAAACGTCGCGCGGGTAGGACGTCTTCCGAGTTCTTccgcagcgccatctatacaaaaacggctcaaactactcaacgactTACCGATCGATTTGCAACACTGCCGCCACCTGTCGGTAGATAACAGGAACTAACCTGCGAGTAGTTTCCGCCCTTTCCCGATAGAGGGCGCCAGTGAGCGCCGCACGGGTCGGTAAatcgttgagtagtttgagccatTTTTGTGTAGATGGCGCTGCGGAAGAACTCGAAAACTCTCCTTTCTTTGCGACGTCCGAAGGGTTACTGACGCGCTTCCGCGCGAAACAAATTACATTTGTGAAGCCTTCATTTTGCAAGAGTGCACTGCTTATGCCTGATTCTCATAGCTATGTTATTTCCAGGAAGTATAGTAGCGAGccaatttcaaattaaactatCATTTTAAAGGTTTgtaaaaaaagtaattataaacAGATAAATAAACTTTGGAAAACTCGGAAGTCCTCTACTTTCCAATTTAGGCACAGatatcatattttctttttaatattgcaTCGCACAATAATAACACCACATCATAAACTAAAACAtgtcaataattttaataatacacgTGTTGCATATACTATGTAGTATTAGTCATCTACTAATTCAAGAAAATGTGCAAGAGCGTAATGCGATAGGTGCCATgtgtaaataaatttgtatagGTTCTTTCCGATGttgttcaaattaaaataactaAACGTAAGATAGCTTTGGAACGTTTACCAATAACAGGAATAATTTCGGTACGACTCATCTACTATAATACTGTTTCGAACTTCGCGTTACTTTTTCGACTTGTTAAAAATAGCAGAGATACATTCAACTGTACGGAATTAatgtttaatcaattttttaccACACAATATCTATATAATTATACGAAATAATTAACTAAATGTTGcagttttatttacattattaattgTTGTGAatacatgtaaaaaaaaaaaaattaatataagttGGACAAGGATATTTTCAGAATTTGCATGCATTTAAAGAGAATGATTCATCTTATGATTGTATTCgtttaacaaatttataattataacggTAAACACTCGATAGGTGAATAAATCAGTAggaaatatagattacaaatgAGGAACTATAAAAGAGAAGGGGTAAAACTCAAAGGAGTGGGAAATAACAGAGGTTGCAGCGTCTGAGGGAGTCGTGTCGCTACTTCCGAGGAAATAGCATCTTGAAGGATACCTTGTAAGTTCAGGTACAAATATTGCAATCATTTTAACACTGTTTACATACATGCTTGTGCGTTtattggaaaaagaaataattttaatcaagcAACAATTAACACACTGCAtagatatttatcataaaatttagtgcgtctgaaaattaaatattattaaggaGAACTTCCGCTAACCATTCTTgttgaagaaattaaatattgtaaaatatttctctaACGTCAGTGGAAATATAACTTATAATTATATAACGTTAATTTGAGTTAACTACAATTTAAGAAACAATTAGTATATCATTAAAGTTACAGTGAAATGGTACAGGGAAAAGAACTACttctcttatttctttttttaaactttctctATATTCTgctttttatttaatcaaaccTGTTTAAAACGATTTAGTTAATTATAGTGTATGTAactttaaaagaaaatacattCCACTTATATATTATGCttagataataatattgttttatttaagtGGTATAAATCTGTAACTATTATTTCTCGTGAACGTTAACAATTTATACTcattattaaataatgaaaGGGTAATGATGATATAAAATTGTACAATAATTTAACTAAagtaatattgaaattgatatCATCGTTTTAAAACTATGTTTGCCAGCTAAATTTGGTAGATCTTACGTAACATGTTAACGAACGCAGTGTCATACCATGAAAACTTATATTATTcgttttaaattaaactttaattgattttctattgaaatttatactattctaataatatacaataagaaattgcaagcataaatttgaaaattaactaatcGTATTTAGTCTGACTATACATGTCTATTTCTACTgtagcaatcaacgtgttaattaaattacataattctatataattaattaatcatttgatTGTTTCCAgtatgaatataaattaaaaattatcggGTATCAGAATTTTTAACCTACATGCaaatagaataataatgatatcattATTTGGGGATGTTCCAAGCGTGATAAAGTGAAAGTGTAATAATTATTCGTGGATGATGAAGTACActctttatatttaaattattctgtTAATATTTCGTGTTGtaggaagaaatgaaataattaattgaaataatgaaaaacgaATGGATAAATGATAGAGTATAACAATGGAGAAAAGAATAGGAAAGTGAAATGTACACGTATTTTGTAATGTGAGGCGGTTGTCCGGGACTGAGAGTGCTGTGTGCCAGTTCAGTTCACGGACACCAAATTAGACATGGTCTATTTTTGAGCAACTTATAGTTGCTCGTTCCAATTTACTGGTTACTCATAGTAGAAACCCTACAGTGAACCAGATGGGGGGATATTTGGGGCTCTGCATTAACTTCATTCATGTCCATTTAAAGGAACGTAACAAAAACAATAGATACATGAATCcttgaaattcgaaaaattaGTGTTAAGAATAGGGACATTGAAAACTTTTGGAAATTTCCAATCAATATATTCTGGCTAACTATCATTGATTAATGCTGTAAATTAAAAAGTGTACTACTTtatttaatacaattattttcgTTGAACTTCTttcatgaaattcaatttcatttcaatttagaTGGCTAAAAATATCAATGACTCGCTTTTACAGTTCCCTGTTTATctcgaaattctttttttttctaaaataacattattattatttgaagaATCTTTCTaacaaaattttctaatttttaggTAACGGAGGAGCAGTCTAATCAATCAAGATGTCAAGGCCAATTCTTAGCAGGCCGCGTACACGTGTGTACGGATGTAACTATGACAAAGGAGAATCGTATTATAAACCGATGGTTGATCATTTAGATCGAAAATACAGCGGTCGACCACTGTTCTCTGAACCAAGAACATCGTTGGCCGATGAGATCGCCGCTCGACGAAATGACATCGGTAACATCTTCAATCGTTTTCCAAAATGGTTTTAAAGGGTGGACATATCCCTATTCCCTCTTCCCTTAACTATTACGATAAACCGTAGTTAGTTAAATCACCGTAAGAAAAATgctgaattatttttcattttactggTCATTCGTGAGTGGCATGTTCAAATCCAATTCCTTCTTGTGAAACGAATTGAATGTACTGtttcatatatacatacatttagCGTTACAGACACGACAAGTTTTACTCTCCATAAAGAAACAAGATTTCAGCattaagtaataataaaaaaaaaaatgaaataaaatcgcATCGTCTAATGATTTATTGTATCCTGTAACACGAACAGTAACATATGCAATACGTATACACAGTTTGAGAGTGTTGTTTTTTGAAACACCTTACAAAcagaattacattttttataaacaaaatactCTCACTCTCCAAACTGTAATTTCTTGATTTTTGCTTCAATTATTTCACGTAATTTCAGTTTGAATTTCAATCCGCATGCCGCGCTgtttaaaaagataaaaagtactgGGTACAAACGGTGAACTTTTagattctctttctttttttttttatattggaaGCAGAGAAATAAATGGTTATAGCGAAGCAGACGATAACAAGACTTGACCATTTCGTACCATTTTTGACCAGAAGGGTTTCCagtaattatcattaaaaaaagatcCCAAAAAACCAAGTATCCCAACAGTGTACATATCTTGAGGTATCGGTTTTTACAGGCACGCGTGACCTCTCCGGTCCTCGCAACACATCCTTCGGACATGACCTTGACCTTGAACTAGATCCCCCTATCCGTACCCCTCGCTTATCATCCTTGGCCACGGACAACCTGTTCCCCGAAGACGAGGAGGTCGTATACGACAGCCGTGGCCAACGCAGACGTCGATTTGCCGATAATTTTGCCAGCGACGTCGCCGCGACTACTCAACATCTCAAAGCGAAATTTGCCTCGATCGGATTGGAAGACGAAGTCGACGCAGCACTGGGTAAACTATCGCGTCCTCGTCCGGAACTGGATCCTCTGGACAGCGTCCTAAGCGCCAGAAGGAACATGCACGACGTGAAATCCCTCAGCGAGGAGGCCGAGTCATCCTTCAAAAGAAGGTCAAAATTATTCGACGAGGTTGATCGTATCGAGGAAACTAAACCGTCGATCTTAAAATGGTCGAAACTTGTCAACGAGGACGATAATTTGGTACCGGTCAGCGCAGCTGCAACCAGAGCCAGACAGACGAAGAATCGTCTGAACGATTTGGAATCTGAAATGGAGGAGCTCGCTGAGAGACAagcgaaaagagaaaaaagggcAGCTGCCCTCAGGGCGATGATCAACGAAACTGCTAACGAATCGGAAAGTATCCATCAACAACAACAGTCTCATCTAAGCAAAAAGGTGTCGATTCGTAGCGAACGCTCTGAGAAGATATTTTAAGCAACCATAGAAATCTGAGCACAGTATAATGACAGAAGCTGAAGTTTTATTTTCGTTCTTCAAGGATACCCTGTCACTTTGATTTCATTTCGACGGTCCCATTATACATACACGTGTGTTTCTATCACGACATTGGAAAATTTTTAGCCAATTCTATGAATACGTTCAGGAACTATGAAagattatttcttattttaggCATTCAAGCGTAAAATTTACATTTCCGGATTGAAAGActgttatgaaaaattaatgatttctaATTGGAATCTGTAAATGCGAATAGAAATTTTGCACACACCTAATAGAAAGAcattaatgatataataaaaattggtAAACGTCATTTGATTGATGCCTAaagatatctggaaatatgtaaATTCTTTATATTGCATATTTTGTATATCTTGTTACTGT
Encoded here:
- the LOC117604699 gene encoding uncharacterized protein LOC117604699; amino-acid sequence: MSRPILSRPRTRVYGCNYDKGESYYKPMVDHLDRKYSGRPLFSEPRTSLADEIAARRNDIGTRDLSGPRNTSFGHDLDLELDPPIRTPRLSSLATDNLFPEDEEVVYDSRGQRRRRFADNFASDVAATTQHLKAKFASIGLEDEVDAALGKLSRPRPELDPLDSVLSARRNMHDVKSLSEEAESSFKRRSKLFDEVDRIEETKPSILKWSKLVNEDDNLVPVSAAATRARQTKNRLNDLESEMEELAERQAKREKRAAALRAMINETANESESIHQQQQSHLSKKVSIRSERSEKIF
- the beg gene encoding malonyl-CoA-acyl carrier protein transacylase beg isoform X3; this encodes MLRQISFKKVLPRLPRCCWLNQFNQASNDTKKDEGNTHDALNVKESSKDPSQNEYNEKEVSRLLEESVTFNEVKNKSWSTSPYPEDIPLKQEEIKKKVDPSERTVFLFPGQGTIKVGTIKRYIQIPLAKELFQIANEILDYNLLKLCLDGPQEKLNRTEYNQAATVISSLAALEKIRKETPEAFEKCIGTAGYSVGEITSLIFSGVFTFEDGIRLAWARGKAMQLASDRVPQGMLSVFCLPSAELSEACKAAEEWARDVGIENPICRTAIFLCTQRKILGGNAETLKYIEKHQAKYGLTNVNKLPVSGAFHTPLMEPALKQVFNTLSAIEINEPRCQVYSNYKAEPYRNLRFLKKYVLKQMVSPVRWEQCVQKLYSRPDGVPFPQTYDVGSEGRMKTVLKLINAKASNSCIVV
- the beg gene encoding malonyl-CoA-acyl carrier protein transacylase beg isoform X1, coding for MRHRTPRRKTLINYKEQLLIRMLRQISFKKVLPRLPRCCWLNQFNQASNDTKKDEGNTHDALNVKESSKDPSQNEYNEKEVSRLLEESVTFNEVKNKSWSTSPYPEDIPLKQEEIKKKVDPSERTVFLFPGQGTIKVGTIKRYIQIPLAKELFQIANEILDYNLLKLCLDGPQEKLNRTEYNQAATVISSLAALEKIRKETPEAFEKCIGTAGYSVGEITSLIFSGVFTFEDGIRLAWARGKAMQLASDRVPQGMLSVFCLPSAELSEACKAAEEWARDVGIENPICRTAIFLCTQRKILGGNAETLKYIEKHQAKYGLTNVNKLPVSGAFHTPLMEPALKQVFNTLSAIEINEPRCQVYSNYKAEPYRNLRFLKKYVLKQMVSPVRWEQCVQKLYSRPDGVPFPQTYDVGSEGRMKTVLKLINAKASNSCIVV
- the beg gene encoding malonyl-CoA-acyl carrier protein transacylase beg isoform X2, producing the protein MRHRTPRRKTLINYKEQLVLPRLPRCCWLNQFNQASNDTKKDEGNTHDALNVKESSKDPSQNEYNEKEVSRLLEESVTFNEVKNKSWSTSPYPEDIPLKQEEIKKKVDPSERTVFLFPGQGTIKVGTIKRYIQIPLAKELFQIANEILDYNLLKLCLDGPQEKLNRTEYNQAATVISSLAALEKIRKETPEAFEKCIGTAGYSVGEITSLIFSGVFTFEDGIRLAWARGKAMQLASDRVPQGMLSVFCLPSAELSEACKAAEEWARDVGIENPICRTAIFLCTQRKILGGNAETLKYIEKHQAKYGLTNVNKLPVSGAFHTPLMEPALKQVFNTLSAIEINEPRCQVYSNYKAEPYRNLRFLKKYVLKQMVSPVRWEQCVQKLYSRPDGVPFPQTYDVGSEGRMKTVLKLINAKASNSCIVV